In the Granulosicoccus antarcticus IMCC3135 genome, TTCGAAAAGCCGTTGTCGGAAATATCCTTTGGCCACGTGTTACTGCAACTGTTTCATGTGGCCCGCCGTTTCGAAATGGAGGTGCAGCCACAACTGGTGCTGTTGCAGAAAACCCTGCTTAATATCGAGGGTTTGGGGCGGCAGTTGTATCCGGATCTGGACCTTTGGGCTACGGGCAAGCCATTTCTGAAACGCTGGGTTCTGAAACGCAATAATCCGCAGACGATTCTCAAGCGATTCGTTGATCAGGCACCTGCCATACTTAAAGTCATGCCCGAGCTGCCCATGATGATGCATGATTTCATCGATATGCAGAACAAGACCATGCACAAGGAGCTGGCCGAGAGTGATCGGCATTCACACCGCTCGGGAAGTGGTCGAGGCCGAGGCCGGAGGGAGTCATCAGGTAAGGCTCTGCGATACAGCATCACAGGGGCGGCAGCACTGATATCCGCGGCAATGCTGAGCAGTGCATTTGTGATGAGTGCCACAGCTGCGGTGCCCTATTGGGTTGGCTTTGTAGCACTGGTCGGAGTTGTCTATCTGGTGGTGGGGTTACGCCAAACCTGATTAAACGGTACTTGCACACATTTCTGAAATTACCTGTCTAGCGGGTAAATGTTCTGGCAGCAAGGTTGCTATGAGTCTTTTACAACTCAGCGAATTTCAGTGAAGAGCGCATGCACAAGACTAAAATTGATCCTATCTGGGACGAAGGAATTTCGTCATATCTGATAGGAGAACATGAACGTTTGAAGGCTCCGCTGACAATCGATGATCTGCAGGGATTTGCCAATCAGCATGCAGTTCGCATCGGCGATATTCTGGAGACTTTGTACCTGATGACCATTTATGGTGAATGGCAATATGCCGATCTGGAAGGCGTCACTCTGGAGCTGAATGAGGTGGCACTTGACGAGCTATACGCCAAGGGGCGACTGGGTCGTGAGGATCTGGTGGATTTCGACGGTGTCTGGTCGCCCGTAGATTGATCTCCTAATGTTCGATCGCAGCAGGCGTGTCTTCTTCACCAACGCCATCCTGGAAAAAATCGACCTTGCCGGTTTCCAATGAGTATTCGGCACCGACGATTTTCAAGCCCTCGTGAGCGATGAGATTTTCCAGTATCTGGGACCCATGCTTGAGGTGGGCAACCGAGGCTCGGATGTTGGCTCGGGTGGCCAGTTGAATCAGTCTTTCTTCATCACTCTCAAGACCGGCTTCCATAAGCGTCTGAACCGAAGGCTGGATGCGGTTGACGATGGATTGCAGGTTGGGTGAGCGATTTGCAGAAGGTTGCTTGAGTTCACTGACAGTGGCTCGGATAGCACCGCACTGAGTGTGACCCAGTACGACAACCAGGCGGGCGCTGTGTGCGACTGCGGAGAACTCGACGCTGCCCAGTAGTGAAGGCGCAACGATATTGCCGGCAACCCGAATGACGAACAGATCACCCAGGCCCTGGTTGAATACAATCTCGGCTGGGACACGCGAGTCGGAACAGCCCAGAATGATGGCGAATGGGTTTTGCTGTTCGACAAGATCAGCGCGTCGGGTTTGACCCGTCACGACTGAAAGGTCGTCAACATCGGCCACGAATCGGGCGTTGCCCAGCTTTAGTCGGGAGAGAGCTTCGTCTGCAGGTATCATGAGTCTGAGTATACCCATAAGGCGATGAAAACAGATATTTACGAATCGCAAGGTATAGGAAAATCATGCACAAGCGCCTGATTATGGTGCCAACGTATTGGAAACACTCATGAGCTACGCTGTTCTGCAAAGTCTGCTGGCGCACAGAGCGACGCTGACTATCGGGATTGTGCTGTGTGCACTGCTATTGCGCGGACTGCTTATCCGCCGCATCCGTAAAACCAGAACCATTCTGACATCGTCTGAACGACGAGCGATGTCAACAGTGCACATGAGCTCCGTTATCTTCATTCTGGTGACGGTCTTCGTTTTGTGGTTGCCGCAGATACAGAACTTCATCTTGTCGATTACGGCCATCGCGGTTGCACTGGTCATTGTCACCAAAGAGCTCTCGATCTGTCTGCTGGGAGCCATTGTCACGAGAACCAGTCGCGCATTTTCCATAGGCGACTGGATTTCAGCAGGGACACATTTTGGCGAAGTCATCGAGCGTAACTTCATGACGACGACGATTCAGGAAATTGAACGACGTAGTTTTACCTATACCGGTCGCACGGCGGTTATACCCAATAGTCTGTTTCTGAGCATTGCGGTTACCAATCAGAACTTCCTGCGTCGATATCAATTCCACAGCTTTGATATCACGATTGAACCAGATGCCTTTCCGATTGATGCTGAGGACAAGCTGCAGGCGCGCATTGAAGCTCTGACCGTCCATTTTATTGATACCGCACAGCGCTACAACAAGATGCTGGAGCAGCGCACGGGAATTGATATTCCCGATGCCAAGCCGACGGTCGAATTCTCTACCAATGAAGCTGCAAAGCTTGTAACGACGCTGTCCATTTTTTGCCCAACCGATGAAATAGCAACACTGGAGAAAGCCATGATGAAAGAGTTTTTCGAGTGGTACCGGGTTAATAGAGACCAGAAAACCTCTCGTGTCGGGTGAGCCAGGAGTGGATCCTCGTGCAATGATCTTCGGTTTCAGCGTCCAGGCGGATGGCCGAGTGATTGAGCTGGATTGGGAGGCTGTAAAGCAACTTGATGTCATCGGTGTCAATCAGTGGCACTGGGTTCACCTGAACCGCTTGTCGCCCGAGGCGCAAGCCTGGTTGAGGGAGCGGGGTGCGCCTGATGATCAGGTGCTTGCAGCGTTACTGCAGGAAGACACTCGGCCACGTATCGTGCGCCACGAAGACGGTTTTTTGCTGAATCTGCGTGGAGTCAATCTGAATGATGGTGCAAATCCGGAAGACATGATCTCATTGCGTATGTGGGCGACAGAGCACTATGTGATAACCACGCGTGCGCATCGTATTCTTGCCGCCGAGGATGTCCGTGATCTGTTCAGAGCAGGGAACCCGCCAGATTCCAGCGGTAGTCTGATCTCGCTGATTGTAAAACGACTGGTGGCCCGCATGGGACCCGTCATAGCGGAAATGGATGACGAGGTGGACGAGCTGGAAGAGCAGTTGCTCACTACATCGACCACGACATCACGAGCCAGCGTCAGTGCCTTTCGTCGCATGGTGGTGACACTGAGACGCTACATGTCGCCTCAACGGGAAGCTCTGGCCGGATTTTTGCGCGATAGTGATGAGTTCCTGGTGGGCGATGACCGGCATTCACTACGAGATTCACAGGATGCGCTGATACGCCTGCTGGAAGATCTGGACATGATTCGTGAACGAGCATTGTTGTTACAGGAGCAGATAGTGGAGCAACGTGGTGAAGCCATGAATGCCCGCCTGTTTGTATTGTCTGTGATTTCAGCCGTTTTTCTGCCACTGGGATTTTTTACAGGCCTGTTTGGCGTCAATGTCGCTGGCATGCCCGGTGTCGAAAACCCGCTGGCGTTCGGCATGTTGTGCTTGGCAATGGTCCTGTTTGCGTTGCTGATCGTTTGGTTGTTTCGCCGCCTGCGGTGGATCTGAAAAGCGTGTTCAGGAATGGATAAACGTTCTTTGCATCAGATAACTGGATAAATACTCAGGTTTCCTGCTGCGTTCTGCGCTGTCCGTTGCTACCATGCAGCCATGGATGTATCAGACCTTATAGATTCCCTGAACGATGTACAGCGTCAGGCCGTTAGCGCTCCTCCGGGACACTTGCTGGTTCAAGCCGGTGCCGGTAGCGGCAAGACACGTGTGCTGGTGCACCGCATTGCATGGCTCAATAGGGTGGAAGGCATTTCGCCCTTCGGCATCATGGCGGTTACTTTTACCAACAAGGCGGCGCGTGAAATGCGATTGCGGGTTGAGCAATTGCTGGGTCAGCCTGTCGGGCCCATGTGGATAGGCACCTTTCACGGCATTGCACATCGATTTCTGCGCATGCATTGGCAGGAAGCCAAGTTACCGCAGGCATTCCAGATTCTCGATTCAGATGATCAGCTACGTGTCGTCAAGCGAGTGATTCGAACGCTGGAGCTGGATGAAACTCTTTTCCCGCCTCGCCAGGTTCAGTGGTTCATCAATGGTCACAAGGATGAAGGCCGCAGGCCTGCGCATATCGATGATGAAAATGATCCGATAACGGCACAATATATCCGTGTTTACACGGCCTACGAGGCAGCGTGTAAACGTGCAGGCGCGGTGGATTTTGCAGAATTGCTGCTAAGAGCACTGGAAACCTTACGAGATACGCCAGCTTTGTTGGCGCATTACCGCAAGCGTCTGCAACATTTACTGATTGATGAGTTCCAGGATACCAATGCTATTCAGTACGCCTGGATCCGCTTGCTGGCTGGCGATACAGGGCACGTTTTTGCCGTTGGTGACGATGATCAGTCCATCTATGCCTGGCGTGGTGCGCGGGTAGAAAACATTCTCAATTTCGACCAGGATTTTCCCGGTGCCGAATTGATACGACTGGAGCAGAACTATCGCTCTACCAGTAACATTCTCAATGCCGCCAATGCCCTGATTGACAAGAACCAGGGGCGTCTGGGAAAGAACCTCTGGACCGAAGGCGGCGCGGGTGAACTGATTACCCTGTACAACGCCTATAACGAAACCGATGAAGCAAGGTTCATCGTCGAAACCATTGTCGATCGTATCGCCGATGGCGCCATGCGACGTGACTGTGCCATTCTCTATCGCTCCAATGCCCAATCCCGCGTTATTGAGGAATACCTGGTAGCCGCCGGTGTTTCCTATCGGGTTTATGGCGGGCTGCGCTTCTTCGAACGTTCGGAAATCAAGGACACTCTGGCGTATCTGCGATTAGCCACCCACAGCTACGATGATGTCTCTCTGGAGCGCATCATCAACCAGCCGGCTCGCGGTATTGGTGACAAGACGGTAGGGGAGATCCGTAACGAGGCGCGTGCGCGCAACATCCCTCTGTGGGAAGCGGCTAACGAGCTGGTTAATGCAAAGCGTCTGAGTGGTCGCGCCAACACGGCGGTGGCCAAATTCCTGTCATTGATCGAGTCCATGCGAGAAGCCATTATCGAGCAGAGCTTGCCGCAACAGGTGCAGACGGTCAGTGAGCTGAGTGGTCTCATTGAGCATTTCAAGAAAGACACCAGCGATCGCGGACAAAGCCGGGTGGAGAACGTCGAAGAACTGTCCAATGCTGCTCGTACCTTCGCGCATCATAATGACGACGAACCTGAGATGAACGCCATTGACGAATTTCTCGCACATGCCGCATTGGAAGCGGGAGAGGGTCAGGCTGAAGCTGACGACAATGCCGTGCAGTTGATGACCTTGCACTCAGCCAAAGGGCTGGAATTTCCAGTGGTCTTCATGGCTGGAATGGAGCAGGGTCTGTTCCCTCATCAGCGCTCGGCAGAAGATCCGGTGCGCATGGAAGAGGAACGACGATTATGCTACGTGGGTATCACCCGGGCTGAGCGCAAGTTGTATATGTGCATGGCCGAACAACGGCGTCTGCATGGACGAGACCAGTACAACCCGCCATCAAAGTTCATCGCCGAATTGCCCGCAGAATTACTGGAAGAGATTCGACCACGCATGCAAGTCAGCACGCCGGTCTATCGGCCAAAGCCTTCCACACGATTTGTCGAAGAGGCGAATGATACGGGACTCAGTGTCGGCCAGATGGTCAAACACGGCAAGTTCGGTGTGGGTGTGGTGCTTGATCAGGAAGGTCGTGGCAAACAGGCCCGTGTTCAGGTCAATTTCGAAGAGGCTGGCAGCAAATGGCTGGTGCTGGCCTACGCCAATCTGCAGCCGGTCTGAGCCGGTCAAGAGCAGGAGCCTGTTCGAGAATATGTCGGCCTTCGGGCCGGCCGCCATCATCAGCAAGCCCCGTTACTCTGGCTTTGAATAACTTCAGATGATTCCGGCCTCAAGGCTGGCGGCCATGGCCAAGCCCAGCTCTTCACACTGAGTAATGAATTCTTCATTGAATTCGCCCCTGCATATCAGAGGTTCCTGGACGACTCGCCAACGCAGGCCTGTCGTGATGCTTTCTATCGCTCGGCGTGTACCGGTACCATCATGGCCTGCGCGAACATAGAAGGTAAAAGGCATTCCCTGGGTCGTCTCCAGGCATTCATAGTAGCAACGATCGAAGACGTCCTTGATCAGCCCCGCCATATATCCAAGGTTTTCGGTCGTACCGATTATGATTGCCTGAGCTGTCTTGATATCTTCTGGGCGTGTGTCCAGAGGGGCGATATACCTGACGTCTACGTTGGAGATTTCCTGATTACTGGCTCCACTGATGACGGCTTCTAGCAGACGCTTGGTATTCTCCGAAGGCGCATGAGAAATAATAAGCAATCTCTTGGTATCGACCATATTATTCAGACTCCTGGTGAACCCTCGGGCGTAGATATCTTTTGGTAATCAGTAGTTCGGATTGGCTATCCAGTCTTGGTAAACAAGCTGGACGCTTGGTCGTTGCATGACCTTGTCAGCAATGCGTTTCACATTCGGAAACTGATCGATATCCGGATGCCCCAGTGATGGCCGTAACCAGGTTGTCAGCGCGAATAGGTATATATCTGCCAGGCTGAACTGTTCACCCAGCAGCCATTGCTTGTCAGCGATTTGTTCATCGATCACTTTCCAGGTTTCACCGAGCCTGCGATTGCCACGTCGCTGAGCATTTGATTCGTCCGCTGCGGTATCTGAAAAACGATCGGGATAATAGGATAAGAGTAGCCATGGACGCACTTTTAGGTGCGTAGTACAGCTTGTACATATTGATATCCTATACGAAGATGTGTTCAATCATGCAGGTCTGGGCAGCACTTCAATCCTCATCCCGGCTGTCTTCCATAAGCGCTTTTCTTATCGGGTCCCCAAAAAGTATCAGGGTATAAAACTCGCCAGCTTCCAGCCCTAAGGTCAGAGGTGACAAGCGGTCCAGCGAATCGACCAGGCTATAGGTCCCCGGGGAGGCCGATTGGTAATCAGTTTGTTGACCAAGGCTGGCCGCTGACATTGTTCCCAGATCAACCTCCGCGCCACCGGGCTGGTTGCCGGCAGGCACCAGGCTTATGCTGGCTGTCTGGTCATCGGCATCGAGCGGACTGACTTGCAGTAGACGGATCCTGGCAACGCCATCATCACTCGGTTGTTTTTGAGTGAAAATGGGAATGACTTCAACACTGGGTAGTGAGTTGTCACTACCTGTCTCGGTAGCATCAGCGGCAAGCCGGTTACGGGCAATCAGAGTGGAGACCGAGAACGCACCGAGGTTCAGAGGAGACAACACCAGGACGGTTTCCGCCGTTGAAACATTCGTCACGTTCAGCGCGGTTGCCTCCAGTGCTATCTCTGTCTCACCACTGATCGATGTTGGCGAAACGCTCTCCGCAAACAGCGTAACTGCGCCTGGAGAGGTTGAGGCATTCAAAAAGGCGTCGCTGAAGTTCAGCAAAGACACTAAAGGCTGCGGATTAGTACTGCTTATCTGTAGATTTTCGAAGGCTCTCGAATCTTGCTGATCATCAGGTTCGGATGCACCTGGCTCTTGGCCGGTGTCGGTGGGCGGTGTCTCGACACTATCATTATCATCCGGCTCGTCTGGGTTCGGATTCGGACCTACAGCGTCAGGAATGTCCAGACTGAAATCCTGACCGTCACCGGTTCCGAATATTCCACCATCGCAGCCAGACAATATGAGTAACGTACAAAGCAGCAAAAGCACCTTGTTGCCTGCTCGGAATCGGTTCATGTTGGTTTATCTTCCTTGTCAGATGCGGCCGCCAGTTCGTCCTGTGAGCTTATATCTTCTATCCAATAAACGCCCAGACCAATTCTATGACTGCCCTCACCCGTGACTGAGGAGGTTGTACCCTTGTCGAACCCTGCCAGTGATTTATCCAGCACTTTGAGTAAAGCCATGCCTTGCTTTGCGCTGAGTTTGCGAAAATGCTCTCGTCCTTCTGTCGTGACATCGTCATAAGCTACGCTCATCTGCAGACGACGCTGATCGGTCTTGTGCAGATTGTGCTCCAGAGTCGTCAGCAAGTCAGTAGCACTGAGGGCAAAGATATCCAGCAGGGCTGATTCACTCTGATGAGGTACATAGCCTGCATGTTGCAGCGTGACCTTATCCTCTTGATGATCGACGGTACCGACGCGTTTCAATTCATCGAGCATGGCACGTGCCGGTACATCGCCGCCATAGCGTTTGACGAGCTGGTTGAAGCTATCTTCCGGATCTCCATAGCGCAGAACATCAGGCTTGCCACGATCGTTCTGAAATTCCTGATCCTGGAGCCAACCGGTCACTACGCGAACGGCACGATTGAATTTGCTGACACCGGTGCCCACCTCACTGGGCAACTCACGAATGCGTTTGACCTCTTTACGGTTGATGCCGGTCATGATGGCCATGCGTGAGACCGTGGGGGACTTACCTTTAATGCCGAAGT is a window encoding:
- a CDS encoding carbonic anhydrase, with the protein product MIPADEALSRLKLGNARFVADVDDLSVVTGQTRRADLVEQQNPFAIILGCSDSRVPAEIVFNQGLGDLFVIRVAGNIVAPSLLGSVEFSAVAHSARLVVVLGHTQCGAIRATVSELKQPSANRSPNLQSIVNRIQPSVQTLMEAGLESDEERLIQLATRANIRASVAHLKHGSQILENLIAHEGLKIVGAEYSLETGKVDFFQDGVGEEDTPAAIEH
- a CDS encoding mechanosensitive ion channel domain-containing protein; this translates as MSYAVLQSLLAHRATLTIGIVLCALLLRGLLIRRIRKTRTILTSSERRAMSTVHMSSVIFILVTVFVLWLPQIQNFILSITAIAVALVIVTKELSICLLGAIVTRTSRAFSIGDWISAGTHFGEVIERNFMTTTIQEIERRSFTYTGRTAVIPNSLFLSIAVTNQNFLRRYQFHSFDITIEPDAFPIDAEDKLQARIEALTVHFIDTAQRYNKMLEQRTGIDIPDAKPTVEFSTNEAAKLVTTLSIFCPTDEIATLEKAMMKEFFEWYRVNRDQKTSRVG
- a CDS encoding zinc transporter ZntB yields the protein MDPRAMIFGFSVQADGRVIELDWEAVKQLDVIGVNQWHWVHLNRLSPEAQAWLRERGAPDDQVLAALLQEDTRPRIVRHEDGFLLNLRGVNLNDGANPEDMISLRMWATEHYVITTRAHRILAAEDVRDLFRAGNPPDSSGSLISLIVKRLVARMGPVIAEMDDEVDELEEQLLTTSTTTSRASVSAFRRMVVTLRRYMSPQREALAGFLRDSDEFLVGDDRHSLRDSQDALIRLLEDLDMIRERALLLQEQIVEQRGEAMNARLFVLSVISAVFLPLGFFTGLFGVNVAGMPGVENPLAFGMLCLAMVLFALLIVWLFRRLRWI
- the uvrD gene encoding DNA helicase II, with translation MDVSDLIDSLNDVQRQAVSAPPGHLLVQAGAGSGKTRVLVHRIAWLNRVEGISPFGIMAVTFTNKAAREMRLRVEQLLGQPVGPMWIGTFHGIAHRFLRMHWQEAKLPQAFQILDSDDQLRVVKRVIRTLELDETLFPPRQVQWFINGHKDEGRRPAHIDDENDPITAQYIRVYTAYEAACKRAGAVDFAELLLRALETLRDTPALLAHYRKRLQHLLIDEFQDTNAIQYAWIRLLAGDTGHVFAVGDDDQSIYAWRGARVENILNFDQDFPGAELIRLEQNYRSTSNILNAANALIDKNQGRLGKNLWTEGGAGELITLYNAYNETDEARFIVETIVDRIADGAMRRDCAILYRSNAQSRVIEEYLVAAGVSYRVYGGLRFFERSEIKDTLAYLRLATHSYDDVSLERIINQPARGIGDKTVGEIRNEARARNIPLWEAANELVNAKRLSGRANTAVAKFLSLIESMREAIIEQSLPQQVQTVSELSGLIEHFKKDTSDRGQSRVENVEELSNAARTFAHHNDDEPEMNAIDEFLAHAALEAGEGQAEADDNAVQLMTLHSAKGLEFPVVFMAGMEQGLFPHQRSAEDPVRMEEERRLCYVGITRAERKLYMCMAEQRRLHGRDQYNPPSKFIAELPAELLEEIRPRMQVSTPVYRPKPSTRFVEEANDTGLSVGQMVKHGKFGVGVVLDQEGRGKQARVQVNFEEAGSKWLVLAYANLQPV
- a CDS encoding flavodoxin family protein, which codes for MVDTKRLLIISHAPSENTKRLLEAVISGASNQEISNVDVRYIAPLDTRPEDIKTAQAIIIGTTENLGYMAGLIKDVFDRCYYECLETTQGMPFTFYVRAGHDGTGTRRAIESITTGLRWRVVQEPLICRGEFNEEFITQCEELGLAMAASLEAGII
- a CDS encoding glutathione binding-like protein, whose protein sequence is MRPWLLLSYYPDRFSDTAADESNAQRRGNRRLGETWKVIDEQIADKQWLLGEQFSLADIYLFALTTWLRPSLGHPDIDQFPNVKRIADKVMQRPSVQLVYQDWIANPNY
- a CDS encoding DUF6502 family protein — translated: MHESLQKAVTKVLSPLVRLLLRHGVSHAEFANWAKQAYVTEASEHFGIKGKSPTVSRMAIMTGINRKEVKRIRELPSEVGTGVSKFNRAVRVVTGWLQDQEFQNDRGKPDVLRYGDPEDSFNQLVKRYGGDVPARAMLDELKRVGTVDHQEDKVTLQHAGYVPHQSESALLDIFALSATDLLTTLEHNLHKTDQRRLQMSVAYDDVTTEGREHFRKLSAKQGMALLKVLDKSLAGFDKGTTSSVTGEGSHRIGLGVYWIEDISSQDELAAASDKEDKPT